The Amyelois transitella isolate CPQ chromosome 7, ilAmyTran1.1, whole genome shotgun sequence genomic sequence CCGTCCTGGTCCAATCTTTCTTACTTTGTGCTTTACCTATCTACTCACAAACCCTAACACGTTTCGGGTTCATGGCccaaattgtattttaaggGAATTCTTCTAAAACTAGTAATCTCATACCTTTATGTGAGTGTGTGTGtatgataaatttataaaaatatgagatACATACTTTCTTCTTTATCTTGAAATCTACGTAGTCATTTTCAACTCCCTTATAAACTCACgaatatcattttattagtttaataaaaaattagtaaCTTTCCACTTTAATTCGACAatcaaaaaagattaaaacaatattttgcaaACAGTTGAAAGAATGCAGTATTTCGGATTGCTACCAAATTTTTTACATTCACCTTCCCTCTGGGCTTCACTAAAAATTGAAAGATGTTACCATTTGGCCATTTGGAATTCGTCGCTGCAATTGctgagtataaaatatttaaatttactatcGCTTTAAGGCCAGCGCTGGCTGCCATAAAACGTTGTACTCGGTACGtctgtgaaatattttatttacttgatcCAAATTTATGTACCAGCGCTTTAGACATGTACTAGTCTGCATTTTAATGACATGTCCTTCAGGTCTAgacaataattttacatatttaatcaTGTGAGAAAGGTTTAATAGCGCCACGTGGTTCCATTTTAGCACCATTTCATTGTTAAAGTATTACTTATTCCTTATTAGTTAGGGTAATTTTACATAGTATGTGTATAAttgcacataaataaaacataacacaGTCAAGTCAAGGTGTGTTAGGGCGTGAGCTCATCAGCGCTGGTCACATAAGTGCCCAGAACCGAGGGTTGTTAATGCAATTTAATGTAAATGCGCTGATAAAACTAAGgcaataagaaaataacagAATGATAACTCATGAAGGGAGAGTATAATAGTACTGGGTACTACTAAAGTTCTATCGCAAGTTCTTTTTAGTTAGGTAAGTCGTTTTTGAAGTGATAATATTTATCCGAACTACTGGTCAATTTAACAGCaagtaaaaatgaaataacccTTGAACTATCCTGAAAATAATAgctcccaactaatattataaatgcgaaagttaatCGTGCTATCTGTGTTATCGGCATTTcttaaattaactaaaaaatCTCTGGAATGATCAGGTTGAAAATCTTTTTCTCAAAATTTCCAAGTCAAGCTTACTTAAACATCAGTCAACCGTGTTCTTGTATAGCCTAACATTTCCTATTTTCTAAAACAAACaatgtaaaatacaaaaatgttctACATCGTATATCATAAACTGTCTTGCCCTTTATtgatacggaacaaattaaacgtttatatttattttgcagcTGTTTTCTTAAAGTATACCTCCATGGCAGAAACCTCATGAATTTTACACATTCCGACAGCTTCGTGTGAATgcatcataattatattttctcatATGAATGTGTTTATTACCACAACGTTGACGCCAGTTAGTacgatataattttttggttGTGGGAGTTAAGAATAGAGagagataattaaataatcaaaagATACCTTTTGAAAAAtcagtttaataaattaataatgcaaAAGGAACAATATTAGGAAAGTAATATAGAGCGCGCGTGCAGACCGTAGGGAATTGACGACGCTACCGCTACGAGCTCGGTGCTACAGCTACGACAGAGTGCTACGCCGTCGCCGTAGTGGTGTACAATTTCTTGCAGACTTTTGGTGACCTAAATGCATTTTAATAAGCCCAAGTACttatgaaaacaataattattttcgacTTAAGTGCGCTATGGATTTATTACTATTCTGATAAATGCCGTCCTTCACATTTTTCaacgtattattattttttgtttattaaaaaagttctAGGTTACAAAACACTTTGATACTAAAAAGACTTACacaaatgttatattataaaaaaaatccgagTGAGTGAATGATACAGGCACCTCGTAATATCTCATCGGAAGTCCAAACCCGTGAATGGGCAGTGAATAAAAGGTCAACATCGACGCGGCTTTCCTTATCCAACAAATTGTACTCGTATGTCTTGGCTACTTTTACTGCTTTTCTACATAGCAACAGTAACTTCTCTTTGCCAACAAATGCATCTATTTATCTCGAAGCAAACGCAATACTCGGAGACACAAAACTGTTTCATAAAACCAAAGCAATATGAAATGTGTTTGCGTATGGCGACAAATCTCTAAAAGTATTAAGAAGAAACGATTTTATTAATCATTCTAAATCAATATCAATCGAAGTTACTGATTTCTGGATGCCCTTTTTTTCGAAGACACTAATCGCACTCCTCATTACAGATAAAGAGCACTACGCTCGTACGCAACGAGGGTCGCAGGGTGTGGTGATGGAGTTGGTAATACTGAAAGCTCGAGCCCAACTGAATCGTCTCGTGTCGTCCGAGAGGCGCAAGGGCAGTAAAAGGGGGGAGGTCGAGGGAGGGGACGACGGGGCGCGGGCGGTGGGGCGCGACCGCGGCATGgcgcccgccgcgcccgcgccggcgTCCGACGCTACCTGGCTGAACGCCACCCTCGCGTACAACCTCACGAGGCTCAACGTAACCTTCGACTCAGACTACGAGCTTCTCAATGCCAGCTCCCCAGATGAACATAATATACATTGGTTCTGCGCTAAGTGGACTAGTGCGCAGCAGGATCTCTTTCAAGTGAGTTTTTCTGATATTATACGGTGCTTCTTTTTTGTGTGACTATGCTACCTTGAGTGAACATGTGGCGTTTTAGTGAAACATCGACTTGACGTTACGGCACGACGTTACAAACAGCTTAGAGCTTCAGTTACTGGTTTTTATTCCTCCGTACGTTACTCCCGATTACATCCACACTTTCTGCAGAGGACCCCGGGATTGCCCTTTTACTTAATGGGATAAGTCAGGTACGAAGCGACTCCACTTTGACCTCCACAACTTTTGCGACTGAACTTacccatattgaatcatggtaAAAACTGTGCTATATAAATGTGCCAATTCTCTTTAACGACAATTACGGGAAGAAATGGAGTGGGGTATTCTTAAATTCATTTGATAGGTTACTAAACTTAAGATTGTTAACAGGCAGCAAACCTGTGTTTCGCGATCGCGTTCCTAGCGCCGAAGAGCTTCAAGCAGAGCATTCTCGTGCTGCGCGCGCTGGCCGCGGCGGGCGCAGTGTTGATGGGCATGTGGGCTGGCGCCGAGGTGTGCGCGCCCGACGTGCTAGCCTGGAGCCTCGCTCTCGTGCTCGTCAATTCTATacacactatatttttaataataaggtaATGATCAAAAACCTATTTGCTGATAAGAGGATGAGGGAAACTGTATGAAAACCAGCACAAGCAGGAAACTGGATATGTTTTTGTGGAACCATGATCAAGGATAAATTTGGCACTGCAGGGTCACGAAGACCAGTCGAGAGTTGCTTCGGTGTAATTTTACATGTCTTGCCAATCTAGGATTTTGGTCATAGGCGGACCCAAGGCTCCTCCCCAGAATATCACCTTCGAGAACACGTAGAGCATGCTAGTATTATATCTCATTATATATTATCTTCGTAAGGAAGTGCTGCGTTCATTTCCAGACAAAATAAAGCTAATTGTACAGTGATGACAAATATTTGTGAACCTAATAATCAATATAAGGCAACGCAAAGTCGGTTGCCTTACGTACCAGTAGGGTTAGGAATCAGATATGTCTTTAGAAACAAAAGTGTCAAGAGCAATTAGTCTTGTTCGATCAGTATGGTTCAAAGCGACGCTGAAacacatataaaatagaaaagcTTAAAAGTCAATATCCCTTTTATCCGAGGTCATAACAATGTCACTTTGTTTTTAGGTTTCTTCCACCTGCGTTGTCACTAGAGCTGACAGACTTATACCTGAAATTGTTCAAGCCACTGAAAGTAAACAAGAAGCACTTTCAAGAGTTAACTCGGGAGGCGCGCATAGTTCGGCTCGAGCCGGGGGAAGCATATGCGGTGGAAGATGTCACGCCCGCTGATGAGAGGCTGTCCATACTAATGAAGGGAAAGTGAGTAgctaaatttgattttttttacatttataaatttacagcCTAACCAGGTGAAATCAACCGTCCAGGCTCTTTCTGCACCTGATTGGAGGATTGCCTTTTTACGGTGTACTTGTATACCTGGCCGCCATCCTAGAACCTTTTAGCTATACTACGGGCCGTCCGATCAAAATGATTATAATACTAACACTGACTTTTCTGTTGCCTATTTCCCTGTTGATTGGAGTTGAAGctcatatttaattattagtgTAATTATATACTTAGTCATGGTTAGTGCATTTAAACTAACTGATTGAATGGCATATCAGGATATCAAGGTCATGGTTATCTGCACTTCCGCGGGAACACAAATCAACGGGATTTTGTGTTctacgcgggcgaagccgcgggtgCACTCTAGTATTGTATACGAAGCCAATCCAAACCTACCTCTcaagaataacaaacaaagCAATAAAATGTTGAAATGTACTGTAGAGGTAGACACTACTTgcgttcaatattttattagttttcgGTATTcggtacatataaaattatgtagatTTATGTGCAAATAGAAGTGATTTTAGTTGAATGCGTAAATATTTAGTGGAGAAAGCATTTTGGCCGGCAGAGTGTCTGCATTCGAACGGTCGCATACTACAAATTGCCCTATTTTGGAAACAGATACGTCAACTTTTTTACAACATTAGTATTTAAGTCAGAAGGTACGTGACTTTTGGATAATAGGTGCGGTCAAAAATACTTAAGAAATTCGGTACTTTCGAGTACTCGTAATACGTAAATGTAGAGTACagacaaatataattatttcgaGCTAACATAATGTAGAACCAATAACGTTAAGTGACGCACGTGTCCAACATTCATGACTATATGGGCTTGGCCATAGTCCCGCCATGGTTAGTACGAAACCCCAAGAGGCCTTCATTACATGGATAACTATAGTCATAAATAACTGTAACAGTTACTTATTGCATTTTATCTGTATTGTATCTAGGTGTTATACATGTaactttgttataaaaaagaaaaatcggTGGTCAGTCGTCAATGCTCTTTCACAGAACCTTTCAACCCAATTTGGATGGAAAATGTCAAATGTTTGTAAAAACTACTGAGCTGTAGAATTTGCTCTTTTAGGGAACGCTATCGAAGTCTCCTCTCTATAATGCTATTTagcaagttttattttttatcttaaaatcgtttaatagtttttaagaAGTATTAATTTCAGAGAAACTTTTTGTGCCGTGACTTTTACTTGATTACATGTGAATCCCGGCACcaagagaaaaaataattagacccactccatctctttcccattgatgtcataaaaggcgactaagggatatgtcactatttcaatctcaattctatcatttagcctaacagctaaacgtggcctatatcagtcttttaaagactgttggctctgtgtaccccgcaagggatatagactatgtatgtgattatatagacatataatcttaaaataaaatagtacaataagtttacatacatacagacgtatgtatgtaaacttatTGTACTATTTTATTACTGCAATGTACATGAATTTATACGAgaacatttaataataatcactCTACGCTTGTCTGGTAGTGAAAAACAGAAGCTGGCCCATCTCTTCCAGTAAAGGTTGTTAAAtccaatcaagggaaaagctaataaatttagaattcttcttttatgcgatggggtagcaacctgtaacaTACTTAACCTGTAAATCAGTTTCTCGTGGAGAGGACCATCCAACAAAACTTGTATATTGTTACAGAATGCGTGTGAGTTGCGACGAGACGCATCTGCATTACATCCAGCCTTACCAGTTCGTGGACTCACCAGAGTGGGAGGCCAACCGGGAGCAGTCCGACGATGTCTTCCAGGTAACTGAATAACacaacataatatacatatcatcatttaaaaaacaaataacgctataaacattaaaatgaaataatgataaatccatattcataattccaaacttaatattagaaatgcaaaagtctgtctgtctgttacgcttttGTAAGGGTAAACTACTTGAATTGAACAgattttgaattcaaattcaaaatttttattcattgttataggatacttcatatcgcttaataattgtcaaaacgtttggtttcacaacattggttgacgtcaaataaattacttaaaactaagtttactgccgcttccaaggcgtcagtgcagaaaaagcggtaacaaactgcactgcagcattttcttcaacaacgtcaacttcacaattatccaaacttagaatagattGTGGACAAGAGAATGCATTGAATCAATTTTGTATTAACGATAGTAGATGATGATTCGGATACAGATAGGTATAggctacatatttttttccaaaaattctAACAACAACGGAATAACTGGAAGTTTAGTTTATCGCAGAGATCTGGGCTAAAAAAGTAACGTTATAAAATTAGCATTCATACGAGTATTGTATACAACGTATACGATTTTCTTGTACTATAGCTATTTGATCGTACTCGGGCTGTCATGATATTTATATGAACAACTATACACTGACATTTCTTTAATCCGATAGTTAATTATTTCGGGTATTGATTTTATTCACGAACACCCTAAATAAATTACAGGTAGACAAGTGTGGTAAATTATTTAGTGTAAGTACATAGGTTAGGGAGAACAAATCGCTGCGTAGCACCTGTATTTTTGGGAAGCGACCGTTAAAGAGATactattacaaatattaaggTAAGGTAGTTTAACTTTTTGTTCAGTTGTTAGAAACTTTGTATATCATACATAACATTATCTgaagatatacatatttctCTATTCAACCGATTTCAATTCTCATCTTTTTAGGGTCTTTTATCAAAATGGCAAAATCGAAAAACTAATAGTTTCATCATGTCTGACGAACATAGTTCGTATGTCAAAACCATATTTTAATTGGAGGTCCCTTCACATAGGTCGATTAATCGCGTAACAAAcatgtttacaataaaataatttaaacataggTACAACGTAGTTTGTAAGTCTTTCGAGACAATAGGCTTTGTCTGAGGACATAGCCTATTATCTTAAAAGACTTGCAACTATAACGTAGTTAAGctgaaaaataagaaaaacgtTGGATAAAAATGGGTTTCCATATTTCAAGCTCCTAATGGAAACCTACTGTTACTGCCAACAAGTGACACTTTAAAGTACCAAGTTTCAAAAGGTGCCGCGCAGGTGGTCGCTTCAAAGACGTCGTTTGCCCCATTTGCATCGCGGcacttttaatgaaatatgcaGGCATACCTCGAGGTCTCTTCCATCAAGTTAGCATCATCGATAACTAATTTTGAAACTTGATTTCCGTATAGTTTTGGTTTGTATGAACATGGGGATCATTTtcttaactttattataaattataaatgacaTAAACGCTGATCAAGTATGAAGAAGTTTCCTACAACTCGCGTGGTGAGGATTTcgttctttcttttctttacgTTCGATCTTTTATCAAAAATGGCTGTCAGCGGTCAAAAGGAATTCTTAAAATTGCTTATATACGTATTTCTTCTGAATGTATAGTGATATCTTTAATTAGTTACTAccctttttcttttctttttctaatctTTGTTCTTTCTTCCAGATCagtcattattttatagttttgtgAGAATAACTTTGTTTTGATGACTTcgagtatttatattatctatatgtattattCATATCCTCTTTGTTGTAGGTGACGGTGATCGCAGAAGAGGTATGCACGTGCATCTGCTGGCCGCGCATGCGCCTGGAGCGGGTCCTGCGTCACCGGCCGGCCCTTAAGGTCGTGCTTGACTGTCTCATAGGTCAGTCAACCCGTCAATTTGCTACATTTTTTGAGTTGGGACTTGCTCTTTCTCATAGAAATAAATACCTTTGACACCTCAATTATTAATGCCTGACGATCAAGATGGTTTTTTCACAGCAACATACCGTTGACCATAGCTAGATATTCATTAATCAGCTTCCGTAGTAaggttgtttttttaaaatcatacatacatacatacatacatatggtcacgtctatatcccttgcggggtagacagagccaacagtctggaaaagactgaatggccacgttcagctatttggcttaatgatagaattgagattcgaatagagacaggttgctagcctatcgcctaaataagaatcccgagtttgtgagcccttagtcgccttttacgacatccatgggaaagaaatggagtggttctattcttttttgtattggtgccgggaaccacacggcctttTTTAAAATCCTTGTACGTATATTCCTAATTGCGCTTTAGCTCGTAAATCCATACtaactaatatcataaatgtgaaagtggttggtccgtctttcacgtcaaaaccacttatcatttatattcctattaatcaaaatactcttataataatatactccaataataataacaatacagCTGCACCCTCCGCCAATAAATTTCGGGGCCTGGGGCCCGCCatttaatcaataaacatACATCCTGCAATCTAAAacattattcttttatataatcttCTGCATTGAAAGAGGAAGAAGAGCATCAGGGTTTCAAATCGGTTAGGCGCCCGGTTAAACTACGAGATGTGTAGATCCCACCTCGCCTCGGCCGGGGCCATGTACTAATgtctattttcgaagttatgtacattagtttcaataATAAGCGATGCTttaacggtgagggaaaacagcgCGAGGAAAAACATAATCGATCCAATATGgtttaggtgtttatgcaaaGGTTCCTCAGtatttgcaggggaaccttgcCTGAAGTCAGGTGGGAGTCACCTAATGATCTAAAAGGCATACTTCCGACTCTTCTCAAGGTAAAGATGGAACCGGGACTAAAGGAGAAAGAAAGAGTCTTCTGCATTAAAAATACCCATGATAGCCTACcaaaggaaaaagaaaaagttactGAGTGTACTCGCAACGTCTGTAACCGGCAGAAATGGAAGCACATCACTGAGAGAACAATCTTCGGGAAAGAATACCACCTGCCGAACACCTCTCCGTCTACCTCGTCTGCGCAATTACGACCACTCTGACAATAGTGTTCGACTAAGAAGAAGAGAGTTTAAGAAAGAAGAACTTTTTAGgagtttttaactttttaatccACATccacatatataaatatttatatttttgtacgtttgttacaaaaaatattcaaattgatGTTCACTGTGACGTTGGCTACATTTCTCAGGTGTTTCCCACGGAAAAGCTTgtaattgtattaaatattctGAATACCTAGCCTTTTTGTACCTTAATTCGATTcgatttgtataaaaatacccTTTTGATGGAAATAATAACGGGTCCCCTAACAAATTTACTGATAGAATCGCTGGCACTTGGTCTGAAGATTACACGCCGATGACGGGGCGGTTTCGCACGAAGCTATTATGAGCTGAGTCTACAGAATAAACTGcaacataaaaatgttatttttaagttagaaCGTTTGAAAACAATAATCTTATGATAggtcaaattatttaatgaggAGTTCATTCTAGATTCCAAACTCTTATGATTAAAGTTAAAGAGGTTTAATAATCGTGCTGCAATAATAAGTGACAATAGGTAAAGATTTTTCTCAGTTTATAATGTCCAATATAATCTGTCAAAAAGGACGTTGCTTCATGTCAgactgtatataatttttaattatataaagaagtatataattttcaattatggcttttttatatattaataatacttataagtaaattatttgtcCGTAAAAGAAGGCTACAATAttagcaaaataataaactcgggattcttcttttaggcgacgggctagcaacctttcctatctgaatctcaattctatcattaagccatacagctgaacgtggcctatcagtcttttcaaggctgttggctctgtcttccccacaaggaatatagacgtgattatatgtatgtatatatatatacggaacaattGGCACTGGTAAATGCTAGGCTACGAGATGCTACGATAGTTAGAGTTATGTTTACTTCATTGTTAACAAAACtgttaaaaaatttgctaCGATATGATAAGGTTACGACATTTCTACAAGATGCTACGacgttatatgtatattgaggTTACTCCGAAGTAACCGAAAGTTATATATGAACATTTATTGgatataattgtatttataactTCAAAAGTTATTGCTACAAATAGTTTTAAtgtgaaatttgaaaatgtcGTCATCTTTAGATTATATTAATTCGATGGTTAAGCAAAagctaaatttacaaaatctgATAATGCATCGCAATATATCTatacttcttattttttttttacaaattctcTTAAATATTTCAGGTAAAGATATAACTCACAAACTGTATTCAGTGAGCGAAGGGCTCAGCGCTGGCGGTTCAGGCGACCGTGAAAGTGCGTCTGCGCATCTGACGCGCTCCGCCAGTGTGGACGCCGTGCACGAAGGCACCCGGGGTCGTCTGAGGAGTCTTGCATGGAGAGCACGAAGCTCTGCGCCCAAGGGTatgcaataataaatacaaacgtatatattaagaTTTCATCGCTTACGGGAAAGAAAGATCATAGTCACAAGATTACGAAAGTTGAATGgtttatgattgaattgaaattcggATATactaacaggttgctaacagAATCACAAATGGTTACATACTTTTTGGTTCCAGTAAGTGGAAGGTCCTGTATTTGTAGTCAATATAGATGCGGTGGGGTATGTTATGACACGAAGCGCCTCAAGTCTGACGTGGGAACCACCATTTCTGAACAAATGTTTAATATCTGCATATCTGCTTCTCAATTTCAGGAAATTCATACTGGCAGCCGCTAATAGCTCGGCAGTTCCTTCAAAAGTCGCCATTTGGGCGTGTCATATCACAACCGCCGCGGCTGCTCACGCAGGTGTCTTCCGCCAGCTTGCAACCTCCAGCGCCCGCGCGCCGGCGCAGTCCTCCGCGGCGGTCGGCGTCGTTTCGGCGAGGCCGTGAGGTTAAGTTCGCAGAGACGCCAGCTGCGCCCGAGCAGGCTGTGTGACGCGGGCCGCGGCCCCAGCCTGAGCTGGTGCCGCTAGTCGCGCCGCGCCCGCACTCACCGACATCACCGCTACGGTACCCCTGACCGAAAATGGAGCGAACGATCATGCCGCATACTACGGACTTTTAAATATCGTCAAAAGCAATAAACACGGGTGGctttaaaaacgtaaaaaaaattttggagcaatttttgtttatgaataGATTGATTTTTTGAAGAAATCTGaagcattaattaaaattatttttgcaatcccatagatattaataaagaaactaATGACATTCGGCATAGAAAGTCGCTATTTCTAAGTTCTTACAAGACTAGAAGTTTTTATCGTAAGTTTTCGTGTCTcgtaaactaaaattattctgAAAAATTGGCTGCAGTTTATAAGGCCGGTCTGCATAAATACTGGCACGGCATCTTCGTAAGTACAAGTCAATCGTTTATAGAGAGCTtccttttataaattataataccaGTGACTGTTAAAAAATAGCCTTATCGTTCGCtcagatttaataaatttaatggtCGGCATAGAGAGACAATTTGTGACTGTTGACGAGTGACAATTGATTAGAAGAACTTGTTGATTTTTACGGGTGATAGTGTTAAACttggtttttaaaaataaagtgtgaGAATTTAGACTAGTTTAGCGTTGTTTATATGGTATATTTACTTGTGTTGCAAAATAATACGCTCAATCGCAATGGACAACATAACAAAACCTtcgtatattttactttacactatattttattttaacataaagtAAGGGTTCTCGCCAAAAGCGATGCGTAGATGACTGCGTTATTTTCCAAAGTTATGAAACCTTAACAATGGCAAAATTGGAATCTATGAGAAAGTATGCCGTGTTCATAAAATGGGAATAAttgtgttttataatattccgGTTTGTATGGTTGGACCGCTCTTGGAGAAAACCTGAAACTAACATCAGATAGCTGAGCGTGATTAGTttggaacaaaaatatgtatatggaattgtaagtacctaattttgattatttgacAACCGATAA encodes the following:
- the LOC106132934 gene encoding blood vessel epicardial substance-like translates to MELVILKARAQLNRLVSSERRKGSKRGEVEGGDDGARAVGRDRGMAPAAPAPASDATWLNATLAYNLTRLNVTFDSDYELLNASSPDEHNIHWFCAKWTSAQQDLFQAANLCFAIAFLAPKSFKQSILVLRALAAAGAVLMGMWAGAEVCAPDVLAWSLALVLVNSIHTIFLIIRFLPPALSLELTDLYLKLFKPLKVNKKHFQELTREARIVRLEPGEAYAVEDVTPADERLSILMKGKMRVSCDETHLHYIQPYQFVDSPEWEANREQSDDVFQVTVIAEEVCTCICWPRMRLERVLRHRPALKVVLDCLIGKDITHKLYSVSEGLSAGGSGDRESASAHLTRSASVDAVHEGTRGRLRSLAWRARSSAPKGNSYWQPLIARQFLQKSPFGRVISQPPRLLTQVSSASLQPPAPARRRSPPRRSASFRRGREVKFAETPAAPEQAV